The window CTATTGATATTAAGCAAAGAACATAGCAAACATAACTGACAGACAAGAAAGGCACAAGTTTACTCACACTCATGTACATCCTGGTCTGAGTCTACATCTTGATGTATGTCCTTAAGGCCACTGGAGGGCACACTCtcctggtgctgctgctgctctttaAGGCTTCCCTCTTCGGCCTCTGTGTGGTTCAGGTCCAACGACTGTAGAGGGCTGAAGTCAGGAGATGAGAGGGGGCTTACATCTGTCACTGTGTCTTCTGACTCCTCTGTATGGCCAATAGTCACATCCTGAGATCCTGCTGAGCCCACTCGAGTCCCTCTCCCTCCAGGGGATACAGAAGGTTTGTTGGGCCTGGGAAAGGTGGGGGATTCTAAACAGCTTCTCCCATTGCTACTGCTGAAGGAGCTTTCTGAGTCTATGTCTACGCTGCTCTCGGTTGACGTGGGGGATGGACTTCGGGTTCCCCGATTTCTTATCAGTTTTTTGGGAGATCGTTTATTTCTTCCTTTCAAGCCTGAGAGTTTAGATGGCAATGCTTCTTCTTCAGACTCATTTGGACTCTGGCTGTACATATCCTTATTAGCTACCTCTCTGGCTTCAGCCAACAAAGCCATAAACGTTCCATTGAGTCTTTTAGAGTGCAAATTAGAGTCCTCCTCACTATCACTGCTATTACTGAGGGCTTTGTCTGATGTACAGGCAACAGAGGATACAGCGGATGGCctgctcttctcttctttctttgattgacagctgttcTCCTTCCTTTCTGCTCTGTTGCTTACTGGCTTCAGGTTTCTTTTTGTTCCATCAGTTCTCAGGGACCAGccactttttgtattttcagtctgttttgCATGAAGCCCCTCGTGTGTTGGTGGACTCTCCTTTTCAGCCTTCAAACTtttctccagctgatccactcCATCTCTGCTGCTATCATCACAGTCGCTATCGAAAAACGAATGATCCACTTCACCTTCTAGCTCCCCGGGGCTAAACATGGCTGTCTTCCTTAGCACATTGGACCTGTAAGACAGTGGAAGATTAATATGTAAgattatttaaaagttaaagaaCAGTGCAGTGG of the Etheostoma spectabile isolate EspeVRDwgs_2016 chromosome 2, UIUC_Espe_1.0, whole genome shotgun sequence genome contains:
- the cfap97 gene encoding cilia- and flagella-associated protein 97 isoform X2, encoding MFSPGELEGEVDHSFFDSDCDDSSRDGVDQLEKSLKAEKESPPTHEGLHAKQTENTKSGWSLRTDGTKRNLKPVSNRAERKENSCQSKKEEKSRPSAVSSVACTSDKALSNSSDSEEDSNLHSKRLNGTFMALLAEAREVANKDMYSQSPNESEEEALPSKLSGLKGRNKRSPKKLIRNRGTRSPSPTSTESSVDIDSESSFSSSNGRSCLESPTFPRPNKPSVSPGGRGTRVGSAGSQDVTIGHTEESEDTVTDVSPLSSPDFSPLQSLDLNHTEAEEGSLKEQQQHQESVPSSGLKDIHQDVDSDQDVHECSLISESQLGGKLVFHCPGGRNRKNYSFTNAEVRRIDRENQRLLRELSRHSPGSRPGSTARKKNHVANKLPFSRLSHSALNRQREQQRIERENLALLKRLESVKPTPGLKRSEQLEDYQRHIGYAGAPSYSVCMSTARKERSSSKTPSAGPRTDSSAHHSSRAVSTTTDSGKTPIPRSKKTQCSSTSLVLRTMPDI
- the cfap97 gene encoding cilia- and flagella-associated protein 97 isoform X3 codes for the protein MFSPGELEGEVDHSFFDSDCDDSSRDGVDQLEKSLKAEKESPPTHEGLHAKQTENTKSGWSLRTDGTKRNLKPVSNRAERKENSCQSKKEEKSRPSAVSSVACTSDKALSNSSDSEEDSNLHSKRLNGTFMALLAEAREVANKDMYSQSPNESEEEALPSKLSGLKGRNKRSPKKLIRNRGTRSPSPTSTESSVDIDSESSFSSSNGRSCLESPTFPRPNKPSVSPGGRGTRVGSAGSQDVTIGHTEESEDTVTDVSPLSSPDFSPLQSLDLNHTEAEEGSLKEQQQHQESVPSSGLKDIHQDVDSDQDVHECSLISESQLGGKLVFHCPGGRNRKNYSFTNAEVRRIDRENQRLLRELSRHSPGSRPGSTARKKNHVANKLPFSRLSHSALNRQREQQRIERENLALLKRLESVKPTPGLKRSEQLEDYQRHIGYAGAPSYSVCMSTARKERSSSKTPSGPRTDSSAHHSSRAVSTTTDSGKTPIPRSKKTQCSSTSLVLRTMPDI